From one Formosa sediminum genomic stretch:
- a CDS encoding alpha/beta fold hydrolase translates to MILQHKGSPIYYSDQGKGTAIILLHGFLENSTMWKRIAPRLAKKNRVICIDLLGHGDTACIGYIHTMDMMADAVQTVLNHLKIRRYYIVGHSMGGYVALVLAERLPDNIKGLVLMNSTSKPDSDERIALRNRAIDVVKHNYESMVKMSIANLFKPKNTIKFAKDIAWLKKEALRTPLQGYIAAQEGMKIRQDLEVLLHFSPYKKMIIYGKNDPVLNPETIIKQTHNTEVKLVELPDGHMSYIENESETLQELTLFIE, encoded by the coding sequence ATGATTTTACAACACAAAGGCTCTCCTATTTATTATAGTGACCAAGGCAAAGGCACTGCCATTATACTACTTCATGGTTTTTTAGAAAATAGTACGATGTGGAAACGTATTGCCCCAAGATTAGCTAAAAAAAATCGTGTAATTTGTATAGACTTATTAGGACATGGAGATACCGCATGTATTGGATACATACACACTATGGACATGATGGCTGATGCCGTACAAACGGTGTTAAATCATTTAAAAATTAGACGCTATTATATTGTAGGCCATTCTATGGGAGGCTACGTTGCCCTAGTATTAGCAGAACGTTTACCAGACAATATTAAAGGCTTGGTACTCATGAACTCTACTTCCAAACCTGACTCTGATGAACGCATTGCTCTTAGAAACAGAGCAATAGACGTGGTAAAACACAATTACGAATCCATGGTAAAAATGTCTATTGCAAATTTATTTAAACCAAAAAACACAATAAAATTTGCTAAAGATATTGCTTGGCTAAAAAAAGAAGCCTTAAGAACACCTTTACAAGGTTATATTGCTGCACAAGAAGGCATGAAAATTAGGCAGGATTTAGAAGTATTATTACACTTTTCTCCCTACAAAAAAATGATTATTTATGGTAAAAATGACCCTGTATTGAATCCGGAAACCATAATTAAACAAACACATAATACTGAAGTGAAATTGGTAGAATTACCCGACGGACACATGAGTTATATTGAAAATGAAAGTGAAACTTTACAAGAATTAACGCTTTTTATCGAATAA
- a CDS encoding aspartate kinase, translating into MLVLKFGGTSVGSVKNMTNVKSIVSQGGRKVVVLSAMSGTTNALVEISNTIAAGKASEALSLVKTLHKTYITVVNDLFSEQAFIDESLNYVNTVFEELSVLTTQSHSTLLYNKIVAKGELLSTFMFSRFLQQDGLKATLISAFDFMRTDRLQEPDSFYIQKNLNTILNENTETEIFITQGFVCLDADGHVSNLERGGSDYTASIIGAAIEAEEVQIWTDIDGFHNNDPRFVHHTDAISHLSFDEAAELAYFGAKILHPQTVMPVRDLKIPVRIKNTMEPTAHGTLIDDSAEGEGIKAIAAIDGITAIKIKSARMLQAHGFLKKVFEIFEKYHTSIDMITTSEIAVSLTIDDATFLENIVTELEEFSNVSVDTHRTIVCLVGNNIVHHPDTHKLFQILQDINIRMISYGGSNNNISLLINTSDKLETLQKLHRYVFEEALV; encoded by the coding sequence ATGCTTGTATTAAAATTTGGTGGTACTTCTGTTGGATCTGTAAAAAATATGACTAACGTTAAAAGTATAGTGTCGCAAGGTGGAAGAAAAGTGGTGGTGTTGTCTGCGATGTCTGGAACAACCAATGCGCTTGTAGAAATATCTAATACCATAGCGGCTGGCAAAGCTTCAGAAGCTTTAAGTTTAGTTAAAACATTACACAAAACATATATAACTGTAGTTAACGATTTGTTTTCTGAACAAGCCTTTATCGATGAGTCTTTGAATTATGTTAATACGGTTTTTGAGGAGTTAAGTGTATTAACTACGCAGTCACATTCTACGTTATTATACAACAAAATTGTAGCTAAAGGAGAGTTGTTGTCTACATTTATGTTTAGTCGTTTTTTACAACAAGACGGTTTAAAGGCTACTTTAATTTCAGCTTTCGATTTTATGAGAACAGATAGACTTCAAGAGCCAGATTCGTTTTATATCCAGAAAAATTTAAATACTATTTTAAACGAAAATACCGAGACAGAGATTTTTATTACTCAAGGTTTTGTGTGTTTAGATGCAGATGGTCATGTGTCTAATTTAGAACGTGGCGGTAGTGATTACACTGCTAGTATTATTGGAGCAGCTATTGAGGCAGAAGAAGTACAGATTTGGACAGATATTGATGGGTTCCATAATAACGATCCACGTTTTGTACACCATACCGATGCTATTTCTCATTTATCTTTTGATGAGGCAGCAGAATTAGCGTATTTCGGGGCAAAAATTTTGCACCCGCAAACTGTAATGCCTGTACGTGATTTAAAAATACCAGTACGAATAAAAAATACTATGGAGCCTACTGCTCATGGTACTCTAATAGACGATTCTGCAGAAGGAGAAGGTATTAAAGCTATTGCAGCTATTGATGGAATTACGGCTATAAAAATTAAATCTGCACGTATGCTTCAGGCACATGGTTTTTTGAAAAAAGTTTTCGAAATTTTTGAAAAATACCACACGTCTATAGATATGATTACCACGTCTGAAATAGCTGTATCATTAACTATAGATGATGCAACTTTTTTAGAAAATATTGTTACCGAGTTAGAAGAGTTTTCTAATGTAAGTGTAGATACGCACAGAACTATTGTATGTTTAGTTGGAAATAATATTGTGCATCACCCAGATACGCATAAATTATTCCAGATTTTACAAGATATAAACATTAGAATGATTTCTTATGGTGGAAGTAATAATAATATTTCATTACTAATAAATACTAGCGATAAATTAGAAACATTACAAAAATTACACCGTTACGTCTTTGAAGAGGCCTTGGTGTAA
- a CDS encoding GNAT family N-acetyltransferase, producing the protein MIYRQALKQDVNSIAKLFDDYRVFYNKEADLKGAEKFISERLKNNDSNIFIAENETKQIVGFVQLFPLFSSTRMKKLWLLNDLYVNPKFRGKGVSVKLIEQAKHLVVETEACGMFLETSKSNVIGNNLYPKTGFQLNESSNYYEWNNG; encoded by the coding sequence ATGATATATAGACAAGCTCTCAAACAAGATGTAAACTCTATTGCTAAATTATTTGATGATTATCGTGTTTTTTATAATAAGGAGGCAGATTTAAAAGGAGCTGAAAAATTTATTTCGGAACGGTTAAAAAATAATGATTCTAACATTTTTATTGCGGAAAATGAAACTAAACAAATTGTGGGTTTTGTACAGTTGTTCCCTTTGTTTTCTTCAACAAGAATGAAGAAATTGTGGCTTTTAAATGATTTATATGTTAATCCTAAATTTAGAGGAAAAGGAGTGTCTGTAAAGTTAATTGAACAGGCGAAGCATTTAGTGGTTGAAACTGAAGCTTGTGGTATGTTTTTAGAGACTAGTAAATCTAATGTAATAGGAAATAATTTATATCCAAAAACAGGTTTTCAATTAAATGAAAGTTCTAATTATTACGAATGGAATAATGGTTAA
- a CDS encoding aminopeptidase P family protein — protein sequence MKYHHINSDLFIQNRAHFKAQMKPNSLAVFNSNDIYPIGADSALPFQQDRNIFYLSGVDQESSILVLFPDCPNPKHREILFLTETNEHIAVWEGAKLDKEAALKTSGITTVYWLQDFERIFKELMSQSETVYINTNEHYRANVETETREDRFNAWLKKTYPAHSVAKSNPILQRLRSVKHQIELDLIQEACNITEKGFRRILEFVKPGVMEYNIEAEFMHEFLNNRSKGFAYTPIVASGNNANVLHYIENNQECKAGDLILLDIGAEYANYSSDMTRTIPVSGTFTKRQKEVYNAVHRVKTEATKILRPGTIWADYHVEVGKLMTSELLGLGLLDKADVQNENPDWPAYKKYFMHGTSHHMGLDTHDYGILTEPMKANMVFTVEPGIYIPDEKFGIRLEDDVVIQDAGEPFNLMRNIPLDAEEIEDLMNK from the coding sequence ATGAAATACCATCACATTAATTCAGATTTATTTATTCAAAATAGAGCTCATTTTAAAGCTCAAATGAAGCCCAACAGTTTAGCTGTTTTTAACTCTAACGACATTTATCCCATTGGAGCAGACAGTGCTTTACCTTTTCAGCAAGACCGAAATATATTTTATTTAAGTGGTGTAGACCAAGAAAGCAGCATCTTAGTTTTATTTCCAGATTGTCCAAACCCAAAACATCGTGAAATTTTATTCTTAACAGAAACCAACGAACATATTGCTGTTTGGGAAGGCGCTAAATTAGATAAGGAAGCCGCTTTAAAAACATCGGGTATTACAACCGTATATTGGCTACAAGATTTCGAGCGTATTTTTAAAGAACTCATGTCTCAAAGCGAAACAGTATACATAAACACTAACGAACATTACCGAGCTAACGTAGAAACAGAAACTCGCGAAGACCGTTTTAACGCATGGCTAAAAAAAACATATCCTGCCCACAGTGTAGCCAAAAGTAATCCTATTTTGCAACGCCTACGCTCGGTAAAACACCAAATAGAATTAGACCTTATTCAGGAAGCCTGCAACATTACAGAAAAAGGGTTTCGTCGTATATTGGAGTTTGTTAAACCAGGCGTTATGGAATATAACATTGAAGCCGAATTTATGCACGAGTTTTTAAACAACCGCTCTAAAGGTTTTGCTTACACACCTATTGTTGCTTCTGGAAATAACGCCAATGTATTGCATTATATTGAAAACAACCAAGAATGTAAAGCTGGCGATTTAATTTTATTAGATATTGGAGCAGAATACGCAAACTACTCATCCGATATGACGCGTACTATCCCGGTTTCTGGAACATTTACAAAAAGACAAAAAGAGGTTTACAACGCTGTTCATCGTGTTAAAACAGAAGCTACCAAAATATTACGTCCTGGTACCATTTGGGCAGATTATCATGTAGAAGTTGGAAAATTAATGACTTCGGAATTATTAGGTCTTGGATTATTAGACAAAGCCGATGTACAAAACGAAAATCCAGATTGGCCAGCCTATAAAAAATACTTTATGCACGGAACCTCTCACCACATGGGACTAGACACTCATGATTACGGCATTCTTACAGAACCCATGAAAGCCAATATGGTGTTTACTGTAGAGCCAGGTATTTACATTCCCGATGAAAAATTTGGTATTCGCTTAGAAGATGACGTTGTAATCCAAGATGCTGGAGAGCCATTTAATTTAATGAGGAATATCCCACTAGATGCAGAAGAAATTGAAGACCTTATGAATAAGTAG
- a CDS encoding succinate dehydrogenase cytochrome b subunit — translation MSGFLNSSIGRKVAMALSAFFLMFFLLQHFAINILSVFSPELFNEVSHFMGTNPLIQFALQPVLIFGVVFHFVMGFVLEIRNRKAIGVKYVQNNGAANSTWMSRNMIWSGVAILAFIILHFIDFWFPEINTKFINGDWSGTIEGVEGYRYYEELVHKFASPIRVGAYVIAFVFLALHLLHGFTSAFQSMGGTAGRKKTLQVIGKAYSIIIPLGFIFIALYHHFFNH, via the coding sequence ATGAGCGGATTTTTAAATTCATCAATAGGAAGAAAAGTCGCTATGGCGCTTTCAGCCTTCTTTCTTATGTTTTTCTTGCTTCAGCATTTTGCCATCAACATTTTATCGGTATTTAGTCCTGAGCTTTTTAACGAAGTGTCCCATTTTATGGGAACAAATCCTTTAATTCAATTTGCCTTACAGCCGGTTTTAATATTTGGAGTTGTATTTCACTTTGTAATGGGGTTTGTATTAGAAATTAGAAACAGAAAAGCAATTGGTGTAAAGTATGTACAAAACAACGGTGCAGCAAATTCTACTTGGATGAGTAGAAACATGATTTGGAGTGGTGTTGCTATTTTAGCATTTATCATCTTACACTTTATCGATTTTTGGTTTCCAGAAATTAATACAAAGTTTATTAATGGCGATTGGTCTGGCACCATTGAAGGTGTAGAAGGTTACCGTTATTACGAAGAATTAGTTCATAAATTTGCAAGTCCTATTCGTGTAGGTGCTTATGTTATAGCCTTTGTGTTTTTAGCATTACACTTATTACACGGTTTCACATCTGCGTTCCAATCTATGGGAGGAACAGCCGGAAGAAAAAAGACATTACAAGTTATAGGTAAAGCATACTCTATTATAATTCCTTTAGGATTTATCTTTATTGCACTTTATCATCATTTTTTTAACCATTAA
- a CDS encoding fumarate reductase/succinate dehydrogenase flavoprotein subunit yields the protein MALDSKVPEGPIKDKWTNYKNKINLVNPANKRHIDIIVVGTGLAGGSAAATLAELGYNVKAFAYQDSPRRAHSIAAQGGINAAKNYQGDGDSNYRLFYDTVKGGDYRSREANVHRLAEVSGNIIDQCVAQGVPFARDYGGLLDNRSFGGVLVSRTFYAKGQTGQQLLLGAYSAMNRQIARGKIEMFNRHEMLDVVKIGGKARGIIARNLITGEIERHSAHAVVIATGGYGNVYFLSTNAMGSNATAAWKIHKKGAYFANPCFTQIHPTCIPRSGDYQSKLTLMSESLRNDGRIWVPAKLEDAKAIQQGKLKPTDIAEADRDYYLERRYPAFGNLVPRDVASRAAKERCDAGYGVNATGEAVYLDFASAIERYGIEQAKIHNISNPSADKIYELGQKIVEAKYGNLFQMYEKIVDENPYKTPMMIYPATHYTMGGIWVDYNLMTTVEGLYCIGEANFSDHGANRLGASALMQGLADGYFVLPYTIGDYLSHDIRTGKIPTDTPEFDEVEKEVKDRIDFFINNKGTKSVDYFHKKLGKVMWDKVGMSRNAQGLTEAMAEIKAIREEFWKEVKVPGSANELNPELEKAGRVADFLELGELFAKDALNRAESCGGHFREESVELDGEQKGEAKRDDVNFAYVAAWEYKGEPADAVLHKEELEFKDIELKQRSYK from the coding sequence ATGGCTTTAGATTCAAAAGTACCAGAAGGTCCAATTAAAGATAAATGGACTAATTATAAAAATAAAATTAATCTTGTAAATCCAGCAAACAAACGTCATATCGATATTATTGTTGTTGGTACAGGGTTAGCAGGAGGTTCGGCAGCAGCAACTTTAGCCGAGCTAGGATATAATGTAAAAGCATTTGCTTATCAAGATTCTCCACGTCGTGCGCACTCTATTGCAGCACAGGGAGGAATAAATGCAGCGAAGAACTATCAAGGTGATGGGGATTCAAACTACAGATTATTTTATGATACCGTAAAAGGGGGCGATTACCGTTCTCGTGAAGCAAACGTACACCGTTTGGCAGAGGTATCTGGAAATATTATCGACCAATGTGTGGCACAAGGTGTTCCTTTTGCACGTGATTATGGTGGATTATTAGATAACCGTTCGTTTGGTGGGGTATTAGTATCAAGAACTTTTTACGCTAAAGGACAAACAGGACAACAACTATTATTAGGTGCTTATTCTGCAATGAACCGTCAAATTGCTCGTGGAAAGATTGAGATGTTCAATCGTCACGAAATGTTAGACGTTGTAAAAATTGGAGGAAAAGCAAGAGGAATTATCGCTCGTAATTTAATTACAGGAGAAATAGAACGTCATTCAGCACATGCTGTTGTGATTGCAACAGGAGGTTATGGAAATGTATATTTCTTATCTACTAATGCTATGGGTTCTAACGCTACTGCAGCTTGGAAAATTCATAAAAAAGGAGCGTATTTTGCAAATCCTTGTTTTACACAAATTCACCCGACATGTATTCCGCGTTCAGGAGATTATCAGTCTAAATTAACATTAATGTCTGAGTCTTTACGTAATGATGGTCGTATTTGGGTACCAGCAAAATTAGAAGATGCAAAAGCAATTCAGCAAGGTAAATTAAAACCTACAGATATTGCAGAAGCAGATAGAGATTATTACTTAGAAAGACGTTACCCTGCTTTTGGTAACTTAGTACCTCGTGATGTGGCTTCTAGAGCAGCTAAAGAACGTTGTGATGCGGGTTACGGTGTAAATGCTACAGGTGAAGCGGTGTATTTAGACTTTGCTTCGGCTATAGAGCGTTACGGAATAGAGCAAGCTAAAATTCACAATATATCTAATCCATCTGCAGATAAAATTTATGAATTAGGTCAGAAAATTGTAGAGGCAAAATACGGAAACTTATTCCAAATGTATGAGAAAATCGTAGACGAGAATCCATACAAAACGCCTATGATGATTTATCCAGCAACACACTATACCATGGGTGGTATTTGGGTTGATTATAACTTAATGACAACTGTTGAAGGATTATATTGTATTGGTGAAGCTAACTTCTCTGACCACGGCGCAAACAGACTTGGAGCTTCTGCCTTAATGCAAGGATTAGCCGATGGTTATTTTGTATTACCATATACTATTGGAGATTATTTATCTCACGATATTAGAACAGGAAAAATACCAACAGATACTCCAGAATTTGATGAGGTTGAAAAAGAAGTTAAAGACCGTATCGATTTCTTTATTAATAATAAAGGAACAAAATCTGTAGACTACTTCCACAAAAAACTTGGAAAAGTAATGTGGGATAAAGTAGGAATGTCTAGAAACGCACAAGGTTTAACAGAAGCTATGGCCGAAATTAAAGCCATTCGTGAAGAGTTCTGGAAAGAAGTAAAAGTACCAGGAAGTGCTAATGAATTAAATCCAGAATTAGAAAAAGCTGGACGTGTAGCAGACTTCTTAGAATTAGGTGAATTGTTCGCTAAAGATGCTTTAAATAGAGCAGAATCTTGTGGAGGTCACTTTAGGGAAGAGTCTGTAGAATTGGATGGAGAGCAAAAAGGTGAAGCAAAACGTGACGACGTAAACTTTGCTTATGTTGCAGCATGGGAATATAAAGGTGAACCTGCAGATGCAGTGTTACATAAAGAAGAATTAGAATTTAAAGATATTGAACTAAAACAACGTTCATACAAATAA
- a CDS encoding succinate dehydrogenase/fumarate reductase iron-sulfur subunit, which produces MNLTLRIWRQKDSSAKGKMVDYKVTDISEHMSFLEMMDVLNEQLVNSGEEPVAFDHDCREGICGMCSLYINGEAHGPDRGITTCQLHMRMFKDGDTITIEPWRAAAFPVIKDLIVDRMAFERIQQAGGYISVNTSGNTQDANSLPISKHAADEAMDAATCIGCGACVASCKNSSAMLFVGAKVSQYALLPQGQVEAADRVRNMVAQMDLEGFGNCTNTGACEVECPKGISLDNIARMNREFLKANVKG; this is translated from the coding sequence ATGAATCTAACACTTAGAATTTGGAGACAGAAAGACTCTAGTGCAAAGGGTAAAATGGTCGATTATAAAGTAACTGATATTTCAGAGCATATGTCTTTCTTAGAAATGATGGATGTTCTTAACGAACAATTAGTGAACTCTGGTGAAGAACCTGTTGCTTTTGATCATGATTGTCGTGAAGGAATTTGCGGAATGTGTTCGTTATATATTAATGGAGAAGCTCATGGTCCAGACCGTGGTATTACCACTTGCCAATTACACATGCGTATGTTTAAAGATGGCGATACTATTACTATTGAACCATGGCGAGCAGCAGCATTCCCTGTTATAAAAGATTTAATTGTAGATAGAATGGCTTTCGAGCGTATACAGCAAGCCGGAGGTTATATTTCGGTAAATACGTCTGGAAATACACAAGATGCTAACTCTTTACCAATTTCTAAACATGCTGCAGATGAAGCTATGGATGCTGCAACGTGTATTGGTTGCGGTGCTTGTGTAGCAAGTTGTAAAAACTCTTCTGCAATGTTATTTGTTGGTGCTAAAGTATCTCAATATGCATTATTACCTCAAGGTCAGGTAGAAGCTGCAGACCGTGTAAGAAACATGGTGGCACAAATGGATTTAGAAGGTTTTGGAAACTGTACAAATACAGGTGCATGCGAGGTAGAATGTCCTAAAGGTATTTCTTTAGACAATATTGCTCGTATGAATAGAGAATTTCTTAAAGCAAATGTAAAAGGATAA
- a CDS encoding MutS-related protein: protein MKSPITFYKEQAQKHSVKATAFNKQMRLLSVARLVVFLVTVFSIYKTFQNWQIAVAIAVVGISLFLFLLLKYTNIKHQRNLEQAIVAINEDEIKIKEEGFFDRLDGLEFQDSLHDYCLDIDLFGRGSFFQNINRTYINEGTEELAEALKANDINHINKRQQAIQELADKAIWRQHYSAIASLIEVETPAKHINAWLANYKPKFPSILKVLPWVFTGISVVGFALVYVNLISANYLGLWLLIGLVLTGAYLKSINTIASQTEKLKETFKQYSALLDAIENETFQSELLLEKQDRITQDHEKASKIFSDLSKLLDRLDNRNNLISAIFGNGFFLLDIKNTYAIEQWIKTYAHKTTDWFEVISFFDAYNSLGNYTFNNPEFIFPEISTNQDVILAKNLGHPLLKKDKRVDNDLNIKNEEFFIITGANMAGKSTFLRTVSLHIVMANVGLPVCATASVYSPIKLITSMRTSDSLTDDSSYFFSELTRLKYIVDSIQTDRYFIVLDEILKGTNSTDKAIGSRKFVEKLVASHATGIIATHDLSLCEISNELSQVKNHYFDAEIINNELHFDYTFKTGICQNMNASFLLKKMEII, encoded by the coding sequence ATGAAATCTCCAATTACTTTTTATAAAGAACAAGCTCAAAAACATAGTGTTAAAGCTACTGCATTTAACAAGCAGATGCGTTTACTTAGTGTGGCGCGTTTAGTGGTGTTTTTGGTAACGGTTTTTAGTATTTATAAAACGTTTCAAAATTGGCAAATAGCTGTAGCTATTGCTGTAGTTGGTATCAGTTTATTTCTGTTTTTATTGTTAAAATATACCAATATTAAACACCAACGAAATCTAGAACAAGCCATAGTTGCTATTAATGAAGATGAAATTAAAATTAAGGAAGAAGGTTTTTTTGATCGATTAGATGGCTTAGAATTTCAAGATTCTTTACACGACTATTGTTTAGATATCGATTTATTTGGACGGGGGTCGTTTTTTCAGAATATAAACAGAACCTATATCAATGAAGGTACAGAAGAATTAGCCGAAGCACTTAAAGCAAACGATATTAATCATATTAATAAGCGCCAGCAAGCCATACAAGAACTTGCAGATAAAGCCATTTGGAGACAACATTATAGTGCCATAGCAAGTCTCATAGAGGTAGAAACGCCAGCAAAGCATATAAACGCATGGTTGGCTAATTATAAGCCTAAATTTCCTTCAATATTAAAGGTGTTACCTTGGGTTTTTACAGGCATATCTGTAGTGGGTTTTGCATTAGTATATGTTAATTTAATATCTGCCAATTATTTAGGGCTTTGGTTGTTAATTGGATTGGTACTTACAGGAGCATATTTAAAATCTATTAATACTATTGCTTCTCAAACCGAAAAATTAAAAGAAACCTTTAAGCAATATTCGGCGTTATTAGATGCTATTGAAAACGAAACATTTCAGTCGGAATTGCTTCTTGAAAAACAAGATAGGATTACTCAAGATCATGAGAAAGCATCAAAAATATTTTCAGATTTATCAAAATTATTAGACCGTTTGGATAACAGAAACAATTTGATTTCTGCCATTTTTGGAAACGGATTTTTTCTGTTAGATATTAAAAATACCTACGCCATCGAGCAATGGATAAAAACATATGCGCATAAAACTACAGATTGGTTTGAAGTGATTTCTTTTTTCGATGCTTATAACTCTTTAGGAAATTATACGTTTAATAATCCAGAATTTATTTTTCCAGAAATTAGTACGAATCAGGATGTTATTTTAGCCAAAAACTTAGGGCATCCTTTATTGAAAAAAGACAAACGTGTAGATAACGATTTAAATATTAAAAACGAAGAATTTTTTATCATCACAGGTGCCAATATGGCCGGAAAAAGTACCTTTCTTAGAACGGTTTCTCTACATATTGTTATGGCTAATGTCGGACTTCCGGTGTGTGCAACTGCAAGTGTATATAGTCCTATAAAACTTATTACAAGTATGCGTACAAGCGATTCGTTAACCGATGATAGCTCATACTTCTTTTCAGAATTAACACGCTTAAAATATATTGTAGATTCCATTCAAACCGACCGTTATTTTATTGTTCTAGATGAAATTTTGAAAGGTACAAATAGCACAGATAAAGCGATTGGTTCCCGTAAATTTGTCGAGAAATTAGTAGCTTCTCATGCTACTGGAATTATAGCAACACACGACTTGAGTTTATGTGAAATTTCAAATGAATTATCTCAAGTTAAAAATCATTATTTCGATGCCGAAATTATAAACAACGAACTACATTTTGATTACACTTTTAAAACAGGTATTTGCCAAAATATGAATGCTAGTTTTTTACTTAAAAAAATGGAAATTATCTGA
- a CDS encoding efflux RND transporter periplasmic adaptor subunit has protein sequence MRKTILTILGLLLIVASFFIAKLLIDNKNKVKPIAPKVVKVIFADTVKNSTIPIVIPANGNLTAKRRFELYAEVEGIFKPGSVLFKPGQEYRKGQTLIRIEDSEYYATVQSAKSDLYNAIAAIMADLRLDFPEVYPKWDAYLRSFDLNKATPKLPEMTSEKENYFITGRSIVSNYYNVKNLEQRLSKYIITTPFNGILTEALVNEGTLIRSGQKLGTFIDPSVYEMEVAISKSFASLLQVGETVALNNLEGTETYTGKVSRVNGSVDPNTQTIQVYIEVKHDNLKEGMYLEANVDARDEENAIQIDRNLLLETKEIFVVRDSVLDVIPVKPIHFSDTKVVLKDVPDGSVIVSRPIQGGYAGMLVKVFNEQNN, from the coding sequence ATGAGAAAAACTATACTTACTATCTTGGGTTTACTTTTAATAGTAGCCTCGTTTTTTATTGCTAAACTGCTCATTGATAACAAAAATAAAGTTAAACCTATAGCTCCAAAAGTAGTAAAAGTTATATTTGCAGATACTGTTAAAAACAGTACTATTCCTATAGTAATTCCAGCAAATGGAAATCTTACCGCAAAACGCAGGTTTGAATTGTATGCAGAAGTAGAAGGTATTTTTAAACCTGGATCTGTGTTGTTTAAACCAGGTCAAGAATATAGAAAAGGACAAACTTTAATTCGTATAGAAGATTCTGAATATTACGCTACTGTACAATCTGCAAAAAGCGATTTATATAATGCTATTGCTGCAATCATGGCCGACTTACGTTTAGATTTTCCAGAAGTATATCCAAAATGGGACGCATATTTACGTAGTTTCGATTTAAATAAAGCAACTCCTAAGCTCCCTGAAATGACTTCAGAAAAAGAAAATTATTTTATTACAGGGAGAAGTATTGTATCTAATTATTACAATGTTAAAAATTTAGAGCAACGATTATCTAAATATATTATTACTACGCCTTTTAACGGAATTTTAACCGAAGCTCTTGTAAATGAAGGTACTTTAATTAGAAGCGGGCAAAAATTAGGAACTTTTATAGATCCTTCAGTTTATGAAATGGAAGTGGCTATAAGTAAATCTTTTGCTAGTTTATTACAAGTTGGTGAAACTGTTGCGTTAAATAATTTAGAAGGTACAGAAACTTATACAGGAAAAGTATCGCGTGTTAATGGTAGCGTAGATCCTAATACACAAACAATTCAAGTATACATTGAGGTTAAACACGATAATTTAAAAGAAGGAATGTATCTTGAAGCAAATGTAGATGCTAGAGATGAAGAGAATGCCATACAGATAGATAGAAATTTACTTTTAGAAACTAAGGAAATTTTTGTGGTTCGTGATTCTGTTTTAGATGTAATTCCTGTAAAACCAATTCATTTTAGCGATACCAAAGTAGTTTTAAAAGATGTGCCAGATGGTAGTGTAATAGTTAGTCGTCCAATACAAGGCGGATATGCAGGTATGTTAGTAAAAGTTTTTAACGAGCAAAATAACTAA